The genomic region ACACATCTCACAACactacggacaagcttattagcgcgtcatgagggacgggcgaaaaaGAGAAGATGCAGTCGCTGATAaactatttactgtttttgtgcggcccggtAGCGGTccccggcccggtggttggggaccactgccctATTGATTCAAAGAAAAAGTTCAAAGTTTTCTTTACCTTCCCATGTGGAAATAAACTCTATTTTTCCATCAGTGTTTGTAGAGAGCACTTTGTAAAACTTCTTCAGGTTATCATTAGTGTTGTAAGCCTGCACACAAAAAATTAACGTTATAATAAAGGTTACgcaaatatgtattttaaagcacTATACaggttttttgtttggttttttgtaATTCAACTAGGCCAAACTGGATTGTTCCTCTGGGTTTATGTCTTAAAAAGAGATCAACATTTGAGAGTAATATGATTTGATATGAATAATgattaggtttaaaccagatgccctttaACTTGAAGTATACCATAAGattattaaagggcctgtacccaatttaccagataaatgctctttacatcattAATTGTATAGTTAAAGCTACTAATTAAGAAAAACAATGAGGCtctaaaatataatctattcattttGCATAGTATTTTCTCAGGTAAAAACTTTTGGAAAAGCTACTGATGTTGACACCTTTTTGTGTCTaatcaggcacattgttactaagaatcatgtGAAACCAACTGCCTCACACTATTCTTGACATTTGATTCTCTGccatggtgcattttcaagagtTACAGTAATACAAATAGTAGCAGAAGAACTATATGTGAGAActataaagaaacaacattacaccTTCTCggagttgtttctgtgtcattgtGGCATCTCCTTTAATATTATCACTTTATCTGCAATTACAATCGCATTTACCTCCATTGATATACTCCACCGGTGTGAGTTTTCTGTCAGGTTCTCTTTTGCCAGTGCCTGCATTACGTCAACTGGGAAATCCTTAAACATGCGGCTCCCGTTGGCTTCtataaaagaaagaatgaaaactaaatatcagtattgtgtatgtatagtatagtatgtacagtatatatctATGGCACTGAACTGACTGACTCTGTGCTGTAAAAAGTGACTTTTAAAGCCTCTTATAGGTTGAATGTTGTTTCACATATGATAACTTATTGAATATTGTAATTAATGTGCACTGTTTGTTATGCATTATATTGACATTGCTTCAttgtttatgttgaaaaaaatcTTTTCAAATTAGATTTTGCAGATTTCAAACATCAGTATCAGTTTGGAGTGCACTTTTtagacaagaccaggactgaaaactGAGACGTGAACTGCTAAACAATGACAAGCATAACAGGTTTTCCGAAGTCCAAACAATCGGATTAGCAGATTTAAAATAAGATGACAGGGTATTTTGTTTCTTTGAGAGCAAAATTGCagcttttgcatttttgttgtttgcaaCTTTTGAAACTACATAAACTATTTCTACCGCCACTGATTTGATACAATATTATTTGGAGCAAGTAAGACAAATAGAACAAAGTATGTAAAGAGGTGCATATGTGGGACATCAAACTAGTCAAACTAGACAGTTAGTTAATGCCACTCACTTTAATCCATATGGCGTATGTTAGTGTCACACTGTGCATACTCCTGTAATACTTTTACAAGGGCTGGAACACACAGGGTCCCTCACAAGTCAATACATATACATGGCTCATGAAACAACACTAATCGATGCACGGCACATCAAATATCATAATTTCTTAAAAACCAAATATATTTAACTGAAGTAGTCTCTGTTAAACCACTTCCACGTTTAAAAGAGGATGTATTAACTTTGAGcaggaactaaacactaaattacCTTTTTCCACTGCTCAACTGtgtatgtggtgttttaatagcgaTATCTAATGCCCCTAGTCATTTTTTTGTCAACTTCAAAGCAAACTACGCAAGTTTGCAGTTTTCtagtaaaaaatgcataaaactaATTTTGTACTGCCTCAATGGCCTTTGCATTTttaagtagttggtgacatcacgaaagactggctgcaggggcagagtttgaggTGTGGATATCTGTTCAACAGTCAcgctgttccttatacctccagatcCAGATTTATTATAATCATATTTTTGCACACGTCTTCACATTACCATTAGTGAAGTTTAGTGGAAGGGACACGCGGCTCGTATTTGTCTTCACCAGTAGAACTTCATGAGCAGTCAGATAGGACAGTTGCTCAAAGCCAAGACAAGTGCCCCAAATCGGGAAGTAGTCTCCCTTTTTGTAGGCCTGGAATGACACAATGCAATAAGTTTAAAACAAAGCTGTATTCAATGTTATGTGCTACAACAGAGAAAACAGGAAACATGTCTTTACCTCAATAGCCAAGTCGTAAAATATCTTAGAAACTCTGGCATAACTGGAGGAGACGATACTAACACCTCCACCGGGCAAAAgaagcctaaaaaaaaaatttaaacttatttatatacttattttttaacaaataagTAGCAATAAACATCCTTGTCACTGAGTAAATGCAaagtagataagtttaatgccatactatgagaCATTCCAAGCATAGTAATAACATCTTAATGGATACACAAAAGTCGGAGGATATGTAATGTAACTGCCTACATAcaatatctaaaatgtatttgattctTATAGACGTAGTTATTCATTTACCCATTAATAGAGTTGAATAGTGATTTGTACTCCTCTTCGGTTTGGTTCATCCtgaaaaatataatgtaaaaactGTTACACATTTACAGGGCACCGTATGGAGAGGGTGATAGTTCAAATCTGTTCTCACATGACAGGAATGACCCTTGCCCCGGCCGACTCCACATATTTGACATATGAAGCAGCGATGTAGCTCACAGAGTTGGGCGTTCTGTGACGTGGATTAACCTCTTGGGAAAGGATGCCTGTAAAACCCAAGACAAGACAGTGCCATGTTATTAGGGCTTCAGTGAAttacaatgaaataataatagcaaCTTAAGtccctatattacgcaaaactgactctgatAAGCTTTTAGCccttttataatgctgttacctcctcaaaaacatacctggagctgtgttttgtttcattcatacatgttttagtaaccCTTCATTACTGGTATGTCTAcgtcttcaaagctcaaaatgctctgttccaccttgtgatgtcatgaagtggtatttttcaagttaacagcgccTTTTacgccttttacctttagttcagtagagattggcaatttcagggctgaaatcatataaatgattctagtgagcatgtatggagtttaaacacagagaagcacttcctgtatcaccacatgacatcacaaggtggaacagtgttttctgtttgaaagaagaactctaaatatgcagcctaaatatgcggaatttgtgtgttaaacatgtgtgaatgaaagaaaacacaactccaggtctgtttgcgatgaggaaacatataATGAATAATGTAGATTAGAGaatggcataatatgggctctttaaatataataatcatGACTGTTAACCTGtactttagacctctacaaacactgAAAATGTGAATCAATGTCAGAGTCCTATAAAGATTTCAAGTGCAGATAAAAGTAGTGTTGTCAAAACATCATTACCAATACAAGGAAtccatactaaaactaaaatgttacTATGGTGACACCAGTATAAAGTTGATTACATAGGttataatcaataataaaatagcCTTTATAATGATATTATAGAACTTGTACTGTAAAAGATGTGATATCCCTGAAAAATAAGTGAGAGAGTGACTTGTAATGTAAATAGAGCAAAATCAAACAAGGTGAAATGAGACACCAGCTCACTGATAAGAGTAGGCTTTATCTGAACTCTACAAAAGGAAACATACATGCAGAAAGCTATTCGTGCAACGCgatttattacatcaattttagtcattttagtagGTCTATTTGTGATccataaagtacattttagacaaGCATTATGCAGCCTCATATGAGCATTATGCAGCCTCATCATGACTCGTCCTTCTGCTCACACCGGGAAAGCTTCAtgttacataaaacataaacattatctGGACTTTGTAGctgtaagtaaaaaataaatggtcTAAATCTTACCTATAATCGGTGTGTCATTGGCGGTGGTCGTGGAGAGGGTCTGTAGAGTGATAAAGCAGAGcagagtgaggcagaggagCGGGGGGCgcatgttgttgtgtgttgtcctCGTGACGGGACTGAGGCTCGTGCGCACCGTCACACCGTCTGTTACGTCGACATTGAAGTGAAACTGAACTTctctgagtagttttcagacactaTAGGTCCACCTACTTTTACTCTACGAGACTGAGCCGATATTTAACAGgtaactttgttttgttttttatctcttTATCTGAGACCACGCCCCCTGGCAACTCTGAGGTCACGCTCCCTGACAACTCTGAGACCACGCCCCCCGCCGCCTGCAGGAAACAGGATTGCCAGGTTTAAGCGACCCAACCCGCACAACAGCCTGTGAAAAAACGTCCCAACCCCGCGGAACACACGGCGCAGCTGGATTGTCCACTGTATTTCTAAAATGAGAGCTCCTCGGGTAACACTgacctgcccctcctctctttcacgcACAACAGAAGCTCCACAGAATACGAAGGGTTTTGCATATAAAGGTTTGTCATTCTTTCAATAGAATTGTTATAAAACcaatacattttacatgaaAATACCTCTGGCCAAACCATAGACTTCATACGGACAATATGTTTCACCTGCAGCAGCTCTTTAAAAACCGCCTACCTGGCAACACTCACTGGAAGCGTAATACATGAACAAAGTATTTCAAACCATAAAGAAATCTACAACCATGTGTATGCATTTGATAAAAGCATATGTAGATCAACCAATGAATAAGAAATAAGAACAATTGATCAACTTTTCAACAGAATTGTGAAAACTCAATGACAAAAGTAGAAATGATTGAGGCTATtaaatggcaaggcaagtttatttgtacagcacagtttgtacataacgtaattcaaagtgctttacagaaaaaagaaaaacattaaaatcacaatacaacaaatcaaaacataaataatcacaaataatcatcataaaattaacatgaaagagaagagtgcagaataaaaccctttcagtcatatccacagctaaacagaacagtttttgagcctggatttaaacattgtcaaagtagaggcctgtctcacatcttcaggaagactgttccaggttttagctgcataaaactgaaacctgattccccatgtttagtactgactctgggaccagcccTGAAATCCTCAGAGTGGGAGAtgtttcatgtggctctaacatgtcagagatgtactttggtgctggtctctctctctctctctctctctctctctctctctctctctctctctctctctctctctctctctctctctctctctctctctctctctctctctctctatatatatatatatatatatatatatatatatatatatatatatatatatatatataaactggaAACCAATAATATCATTAAATATCGATTACACAATTCTATCCCAAATCTTTGCAAATAGGtttaaaaaaggtttaaatgAAATCATTAATGAAACTTAAACAGGATTCCTGCCCAAATAACATGGAAATAACCTGTAAACTCAAATGTAAGGCTGGTTTTGGATTTGATAGATTATTCAGAATAAGACAAGTATTATTCTGTTGAGATAGTGTCATTACATATATGAATATTTTCAACTTTGAAGGAACCTGTATTTTTGAATGATCAATTTTCTGAGGCCTCTGGGTTGATACTAAACAAATTGGTAATACAAAATGAAACTGGGGAGTAAAAAGTGTTAAATATCTAGGTATTCACAAATGTGCAGGTATACAAGAACGGCAACAACTAAACTTTGATCCTAACCCAACACATTCTTAATATGTGATCACAGAGAGATGTCTCAATGTGTGGTAGAGTTCTACTGACAAAAGCCAAAGGCACCTACAGACTTCTCTCTGTATGTTAAAGATTCTACATCCAAGGATATGAAACTGATTTACTACAAAccttttatgttgaaaataaccCCATCatctgaagaaaaaataatgGAGGAATTCAAATGCTGGACttcacatatttaaatcacatgTATAACCAGATTCGTTAtggtatttaaatttttatggTATATTTTCAATAAAGTAGTTGGACTACagtttttgttaaaatgcaatTACAATGTTACAAAACTGCCTATGATCAGATTACTACAAGTAAGACCTAATGGCTTGGAAATTATATTGCAACCACAATGTTTCACCCCATAAAAGAATAATTTGCAATAATCAATGTAGTCTCAAAAGAAAttgatgattaaaatgattGATTAATGCATCCAAAAAGCATCTGTATGTGTAAAAGAGCTGGTGGATCAAAGTggtcaaatattaaaataaacaactttccTATCAGTTAATATcacaaaactattattttgtgttgtgtagattccacaggaaaaaaaaaaacacaacataacataATGGATAACATGTAGATttaatatttacttcagcacaACTTTAAACAGTGCATTTTACTGAAAACACTTATGATGCAAGCCAGGTTTGATAAACACACACTGTGAAGTGTCTAGACCAGTGGTGGGTAAACTTTTTcacatgggccacaatgggtgaggagccgggccaggatatgtatatatatatatatatatatatatatatatatacacacacacacacacacacacacacacacacacacacacacccccacacccccacacacacacacacacactacattagagatttggcctgtaacatgtagcaaagcatgaatatgcaaggctcattttACAAAttcttttccaaatgcattaattcaatttatttatttattaaatttcagttaaataaacacagcagaaaaactttgaacaaggtttacccttacctattttaatattatttggtCACATTCAGCGGGCCAaagggccgtagtttgcccatgtctagACTTGCCTAAGTACACAACACCAGTTAAGTATAAGATTCACAGCTGGAAGCAGAGATTGAACTGTCAACTTTTTGTCAATATGCAATTACAGAAGAAAGAACATCAGTCACACAAGTAATTAATGCGTTTAAGCTCCCTGTTTAAAGGAaacattttgaggagttttgAAAAGatggattattttgttttgaattgttgttGTTAAATTGTTATTGTAATTGTTGTTTTATGGGTTTTGCAcagtgaataaaacacaaattaacctGATCTGTGGGTTTTAAATTTTATGAAATTAGGACTGTTTTCATGTTGACATACTTAGGAGCTATCCTTTTTGAATggccaaaagtcctcaaaatggcgtccgtaACAGGAAACAGTGACAGAAGGTTACCGAAATCCATAAATTGTtcacatgacgtcacaacattctaaagTACATATATAGATTATAGTTGAAATGGAGGGCAGgtgcaaatgtttttttatagaACCTTTCATAAAGTGACCATACGTTTTAACTGACTCTCTGGAGTCACTGGGTtggttttcacacttttttttttggatatcAATGAAATGAGAATGTACGAGTAGTTTCAAA from Periophthalmus magnuspinnatus isolate fPerMag1 chromosome 20, fPerMag1.2.pri, whole genome shotgun sequence harbors:
- the LOC117388271 gene encoding gamma-glutamyl hydrolase-like, whose amino-acid sequence is MRPPLLCLTLLCFITLQTLSTTTANDTPIIGILSQEVNPRHRTPNSVSYIAASYVKYVESAGARVIPVMMNQTEEEYKSLFNSINGLLLPGGGVSIVSSSYARVSKIFYDLAIEAYKKGDYFPIWGTCLGFEQLSYLTAHEVLLVKTNTSRVSLPLNFTNEANGSRMFKDFPVDVMQALAKENLTENSHRWSISMEAYNTNDNLKKFYKVLSTNTDGKIEFISTWEAYDYPIYGVQWHPEKNPFEWTRPHYAHSSNAVKASFYFANFFVNEARKNLHSFESEEAARKLLIYHHCPTYTGDKRSFEQIYFFKDVNFY